A single Sulfurimonas aquatica DNA region contains:
- the rplP gene encoding 50S ribosomal protein L16 — translation MLMPKRTKYRKVMKGRNRGYARSGYKLAFGDIAFKAVEAGRINSRQIESARISATRHIKRSGKIWIRVFPAKPLTAKPLETRMGKGKGAVDQWVMNIKPGRIIFEMAGVPEELAREALTLAMHKLPFKCKIITAEMNNELF, via the coding sequence ATGTTAATGCCAAAAAGAACAAAATATCGTAAAGTAATGAAAGGTCGTAACCGTGGTTACGCTCGTTCAGGTTATAAATTAGCTTTTGGTGATATCGCGTTTAAAGCGGTAGAAGCTGGTCGTATCAACTCTCGTCAGATTGAATCGGCTCGTATCTCTGCTACTCGTCACATTAAAAGAAGTGGTAAAATCTGGATTCGTGTTTTTCCAGCTAAACCATTAACAGCTAAGCCTCTTGAAACTCGTATGGGTAAAGGTAAGGGTGCTGTAGACCAATGGGTTATGAATATTAAACCAGGTCGTATAATTTTTGAAATGGCTGGTGTTCCAGAAGAGCTTGCTCGTGAAGCATTAACTCTTGCTATGCACAAGCTTCCATTCAAATGTAAAATAATCACTGCGGAGATGAACAATGAACTATTCTGA
- the rpmC gene encoding 50S ribosomal protein L29: MNYSDLADKNSAELQAMLKEKKTELFTLKIKQKMMQLQNTSELKVAKKDIARINTALTAVAN; the protein is encoded by the coding sequence ATGAACTATTCTGATTTAGCAGATAAAAATTCAGCTGAACTTCAAGCTATGCTTAAAGAAAAGAAAACAGAGCTGTTTACTTTAAAAATTAAACAAAAGATGATGCAACTTCAAAATACTAGCGAACTTAAAGTAGCTAAAAAAGATATTGCTAGAATCAACACTGCACTTACTGCAGTAGCAAACTAG
- the rpsQ gene encoding 30S ribosomal protein S17, whose translation MTHKREIQGKVVTIAGEKTVSIVVERRVMHPRYHKVVKRFKKYLVHDERNEVKVGDEIIAIECRPLSKTKSFRLKTVVSGAE comes from the coding sequence ATGACACATAAACGTGAGATTCAAGGTAAAGTTGTAACTATTGCAGGCGAGAAAACAGTATCTATTGTTGTTGAACGTCGTGTAATGCACCCTCGTTACCACAAAGTTGTAAAGCGTTTCAAAAAGTACTTAGTACATGATGAGCGTAATGAAGTTAAAGTTGGTGATGAGATTATTGCAATCGAGTGTCGCCCACTTTCTAAGACTAAATCTTTTAGACTTAAAACAGTAGTATCAGGAGCTGAATAA
- the rplN gene encoding 50S ribosomal protein L14 yields the protein MIQGFTRLNVADNTGAKEIMCIKVLGGSKRRYASVGDVIVASVKKATPTAKVKKGKVVKAVIVRTHKEVQRENGSLIRFDDNAAVILDDKREPIGTRIFGPVGREVRYAGFMKIVSLAPEVV from the coding sequence ATGATCCAGGGTTTTACTCGTTTAAATGTAGCTGATAATACAGGTGCTAAAGAGATTATGTGTATTAAGGTACTTGGTGGTTCTAAGCGTCGTTATGCATCAGTAGGTGACGTTATCGTTGCTTCTGTTAAAAAAGCGACTCCAACTGCTAAAGTTAAAAAAGGTAAGGTTGTTAAAGCTGTTATCGTTAGAACTCATAAAGAAGTTCAACGTGAAAATGGTTCATTAATTCGTTTTGATGATAATGCAGCTGTAATCCTAGATGACAAAAGAGAACCAATCGGTACTCGTATTTTTGGCCCTGTTGGTCGTGAAGTACGTTATGCTGGATTCATGAAAATTGTTTCTCTTGCGCCGGAGGTTGTTTAA
- the rplX gene encoding 50S ribosomal protein L24, protein MAKFNFKKGDTVEIIAGDDRGTKATVLSVMPKKNKVIVEGCKIAKKAVKPTEDNTKGGHINKEMPIDASNVRKVEA, encoded by the coding sequence ATGGCAAAGTTTAATTTCAAAAAAGGCGATACTGTAGAGATTATCGCTGGAGATGACCGTGGAACTAAGGCTACTGTTTTATCAGTAATGCCTAAGAAAAACAAGGTTATCGTAGAGGGTTGTAAAATAGCTAAGAAAGCTGTTAAACCAACTGAAGATAATACGAAGGGTGGGCATATCAATAAAGAGATGCCAATTGACGCTTCAAACGTACGTAAAGTGGAGGCATAA
- the rplE gene encoding 50S ribosomal protein L5 translates to MARLKEKYLGLKSELQADLGIKNPMQTPQLEKIIISVGAGFAMKDNKLIQNIEDTITKIAGQKASTVIAKKSVAGFKVREGMPVGVRVTLRGENMYNFLDRLVSIALPRVKDFRGVPRNGFDGRGNYNFGLLEQLIFPEIGYDSIMQIHGMNITVVTSADSDKAGFALLEKMGMPFTKGSN, encoded by the coding sequence ATGGCACGCTTAAAAGAAAAATATTTAGGTCTAAAATCTGAGTTACAAGCTGACTTAGGAATTAAAAATCCTATGCAAACACCACAATTAGAGAAGATAATCATCTCTGTTGGTGCTGGTTTTGCAATGAAAGATAATAAGCTTATTCAAAACATTGAAGATACAATTACTAAGATTGCTGGTCAAAAAGCGTCTACGGTAATCGCGAAAAAATCTGTTGCAGGTTTTAAAGTTCGTGAAGGTATGCCAGTAGGCGTACGCGTTACTCTTCGTGGTGAAAACATGTATAACTTTCTTGATCGTCTAGTATCTATCGCGCTTCCTCGTGTGAAAGATTTCCGTGGTGTTCCAAGAAATGGTTTTGATGGTCGTGGTAACTACAATTTTGGTCTATTAGAGCAACTAATTTTCCCAGAGATTGGTTATGATTCGATCATGCAAATTCATGGTATGAATATTACTGTAGTAACTAGTGCTGATTCAGATAAGGCTGGTTTTGCTCTTTTAGAGAAAATGGGTATGCCTTTTACTAAAGGGAGTAACTAA
- a CDS encoding type Z 30S ribosomal protein S14 — protein MAKKSMIAKAAREPKFKVRGYTRCQICGRPHSVLRDFGICRICFRKMANEGLIPGVRKSSW, from the coding sequence ATGGCTAAAAAGTCTATGATCGCAAAAGCGGCAAGAGAACCTAAATTTAAAGTACGTGGTTATACACGTTGTCAGATTTGTGGTCGTCCACACTCTGTACTTAGAGATTTTGGTATCTGTCGTATATGTTTTAGAAAAATGGCAAATGAGGGATTAATCCCAGGTGTTAGAAAGTCTTCTTGGTAA